The sequence GCGAGGTCGAGGGCGGAGAAGTTGTGCACGGCGGTGCGCAGGCGGCCCATGGTCGCGGCGGCGTGCACGCCGTGGCCCACCACGTCGCCCACCACGAGGGCGAACCGGGCCCCCGACAGCGGGATGACGTCGAACCAGTCGCCTCCCACCCCTGCCTCGGCGGGCAGGTAGCGGTGCGCCACGTCCAGGCCCGAGTGCTCCGGCGCCACCCGGGGCAGGAGGCTGCGCTGGAGGGCGACAGCCGTGGAGTGCTCCCGGGTGAAGCGCCGCGCGTTGTCCACGGCGACCGCGGCGCGCGCGGCCAGTTCTTCGCCGAACGACCGGTCGTCGGCGTCGAACGGGGGTTGCCGCGAACGCCAGAACTCGACCACGCCCAGGAATCCGGCGCGGGCCCGCAGCGGAACCGACACCAGGGAGTGGATGCCGAAGTCCAGGACCTGCCGGCCTCGTTCCGGGTCGTGGGCGAGCCACGCCTCGGCGTCGGCCAGGTTGCCGAGCAGCTGGGCTCGGCCGGTTCCCACGGCGTCGTCCACCGGTCCGCCGGGCCCGAAGCTGACCTCGCCGACCGGGAAGAGGGGGTGGTCGTCCCGGATGCCCACGACCGCGACGCGCCGCACCCCGCCGGCCGTGAGCGTCGGCTCGTCCCCGCGCAGTACGGGTTCGCGCAGTTCGACGGTGACGTAGTCGGCGAAGCGCGGTACGGACACCTCGGCCAGCTCCTCGGCGGTCCTGACCACGTCCAGGGTGGTGCCGATACGCACGCCCGCGTCGTACAGGAGTTGCAGCCGGCTGCGGGCGAAGTCGGCCCGGGACGCGAGTTCCCTGAGTTCGGTGGTGTCCCGCAGGGTCGCCACGCTGCCCGAGCGGGTGCCTGCCTCGCTGACGGGCCGCTGGTTCACGGACACGAGTCGGTCCCCGACCAGTTCCACCTCGTCGTTCGCGGTCCTGCCCGAGGCCAGCAGTTCGGCGATGCCCGGTGCCATGCCGAGCGCGGAGACCTCGCGGTCGGTGGCACCGTCCGCGGGCAGGTCGAGGAGCCGCCGTGCCTCGTCGTTGACGAGGAGCAGCCGGCCCTCCGAGCCGACGATGACGACACCTTCCCGTACGGCGTGCAGCACGGCGTCGTGGTGTTCGTACATGCGGGTCATCCCGACGGGGCCGAGACCGTGGGTCTGCGCGCGCAGCCGGCGGCTGACGAGCGCGGTCCCGGCGACCGCGAGGACGAGGGTCAGGCCGAGCAGGCCGAGCAGGAGGGGCAGCTGCTGGGAGACCAACTGGTTGACGCTGCCCAGCCTGATCCCTACCGAGACGAACCCGGCGATCCTCCTCCGCGGGTCGAAGACGGCGACGGTCGTGTCGACGGCCGGCCCGAACTTCGCGCTGTCGAACGTCTCCTGGAACGGCCGGCCCGACCGTGCGGGCACGAAGTTCCCGGAGACGTGCCCACCGATCAGCGACGGGTCGGGATGGCTCCAGCGGATGCCTTCGGGGTTGAAGGCGACGATGTAGGTGACGTGCGCTTTCTTCCGGCTGGCCTCGGCGTGCGGCTGGAGGATCGCGCTCGGATCGCGGGACTCCATGGCCGCGAGGGTGCCCGGGGCGTTCGCGAAGGTCTCGGAGACGGCGAGGGAACGGTTGTACGCCTCCTGGGTCGCCCGCTTGTGCGTGTCGTACACGAACGCCGCCGCGGTCAGCGCGGCCAGCAAGGTGACCACCATCAGTTGGAGCAGGAAGACCTCGCCGGCCAGGCTCCGGTGGCCGAGAGGGAACGCCGGGCGGCGGCGCAGGGCCTGTCTCACGCGCATGGACAAGTCATAACCCGCGTCACCCCGTCCCCCGGGGAGCCCCGCAGCGCCGTTCGGGCGACTCCGTGCACGGCCCCGGCCGGGGGCGGCACCGCGGCCGCGACGACGAGGGCGGGTCCCCGCTACGGCGGGAGGACGACGGAACCCTTGGGGCGGGGACGGAGACCTAGGGCGAACTTCCCTGCACCGGAAGGGGGTTGGCGGTAGGAGTTGCCCTGTCGGTAGCCCCTCGGTGTCCCCGGGGGAGAGCCGGATGGGCCGCCCCCTCCCGCGCTGGTGGGATGGACGCGGACCACCGGCTCCGGGGCGCGGCACCCACCGCGGTGCGTGGCCGCCGACCGGTCCCTGGTCATCCAGCGGACTCGTACAGAACGGGGCATCACCATGCACCTGACCGGACGCCGTCGACGTCGCCTGCTCGTCCCGAGCGTCCTCGCCGCGGCCCTCACGCTCACTGCGGCCGGACTGGCCACGGCGTCCGGCGCCGGCGCCGATACCGTCACCGCGCCCACCGCCGCCGGCGATCCCCTCCAGCGGGAAGTGGACGCGATCCGCGACACGGGGACCGTCGGGGTGCTCGCCGACGTGAGGGCATCGGACGCACGACAGCACGCGCGCGCCGGAACCGCCGAGTTGGGCACCGGAAGGCCCGTACCGTGGGACGGCAGGTTCCGGATCGGCAGTGCCACGAAGACCTTCACCGCGACGGTCGTGCTCCAACTCGTGGGCGAGGGGCGGATATCCCTCGATGACACCGTCGAGCACTGGCTGCCCGGAGTGGTCCGGGGCGACGGCCGCGACGGCAGCCGGATCACCGTCCGCCAACTGCTCCAGCACACCAGCGGCATCCCCGAAGTCGAGGGCGACATCCCGTCGTTGAACAGTGCCTCCGGTTACGAGGCCGAACGGCTGCGCACCTACACCCCGGAGGAGCTGGCGGCGCTGGCGATGCGGAACCCCTCCACCGCCGCGCCGGGCACCTTCGCGTACTCCGACACCGACTACATCCTCCTCGGGATGATCATCAAGAAGGCCACCGGCCACAGTTGGGCGGCGGAGGTGAACTCCCGGATCATCCGCCCGCTCCGGCTCGCCGACACCAGCACGCCGGGCGCCTCGCCCTACGTCCCGGGCCCGCACGCCCACGCCTACCGCGCCTTCGGCACCGGTACCGCCATCGACGTCACGCGGATCAACGCCAGCGCGTTCGACGCCTCGGGATCGATCATCAGCACTTCGGCCGACCTGGGCCGCTTCTTCACGGCGCTGGTCAGCGGCCGCCTGCTGGCGCCGGCGCAGTTCGACGAGATGACGACCACCGTGCCCGCGCCGGAGCTCGGCGCGGACTACGGACTGGGGCTGGGCACGTTCCCGTTGTCCTGCGGCGGCAGCTACTACACCCACCCGGGCGGGGTGTCCGGTTACCAGACCTGGGTCGCCGTCACCCCGGACGCGACCCGGACCGTCGTGCTGCTCGCCACCGGCGACGGGGACACGAGCACGGAGGCGGCCATGATCCGTCTGGTGGACCGGGAGATGTGCCGCGGCGGCGGGAAGTAGCAGATGAGCCCGGGGGGCTCCCACCGCCCGCCCCGCATCCGACCGGGCCCTGGCCGTTCCCGCGTCCGGTCACGCCAGGCTGCCCGCCGACGCGGGTGAACCTTCCGGCCGGTCCTGCTGCCCCGCAGACCCTGACGGGACTTCAGGCACGGCCGGCAATCTTCCCCGGTGACCATCCGGACTTCGCGGCTTCCCGCCTCGGCGACGGTCGACCCGGGGAGCAGCGGCACCGTGCAACCGCGGCTGCGCAACACCGGCGATGTCGTCGACGAGTACCGCTTCACGGTGGTCGGGGACATCGCCCCGTACCGCACGGCGCAGCGCACCGGCACTCCCGGGGCACTGACCGCGCGGCGCAACCCCGCTCACCCCGCCGGCGACAGCGGACCGATCCTGTCCGCCAGGGGTGTCAGGGTGGGCGGTATGGATGCAGACCGACTCGACTGGAACCGGACGCTGCGCGAACAGTGGGAGGTCCACTGGCAACATCAGCTCCGAGCTCGCCTTGAGGACCTCACCGACGACGAGTACTTCTGGTCACCGGTGCCGGACGCCTGGAGCGTGCGGCCGCGCGGCAGCTCGACGGCGCCCGTGCAGGCCGGTACCGGGGACTTCACGATCGACTTCGCCTTCCCGCAGCCGGTCCCTGCGGCCTTCACCACGATCGCCTGGAGACTCGGGCACGTCATCGTCGGCGTCCTCGCCGCGCGCAACGCGGCGCACTTCGGCGCGCCGGCGGCGTCGTACGAGACCTGGGAGTACGCCGGCGGTGCGGCCGCCGCGCTCGACCAGCTCGAGACCCAGCTCGACGTCTGGCGAGCCGGGGTGCGCGGCCTCGGTGACGCCGGGCTCCGGGTACCGGTCGGCGCGAAGGAGCCCTTCCCCGAGGCGCCCATGGCTGATCTGGTGCTGCACATCCACCGCGAGCTGATCCACCACCTGTCCGAGGTCTGCCTGCTGCGCGACCTCCACCTGCACATGAACCCCACGACGAACGGAGCGACCCGATGAGCCGCCACGTCCAGATCACCTTCGACGCCCATGACCCGCGGGCGCTGTCGTGCTTCTGGCGCGACGCACTGGGCTACGTCCACCCCGGCCCGCCCGGAGTCGACCTCCCCGAGGGCGCCGACCCGCTCGCCGCATGGGACGACTTCCTCGCACGGGTCGGCGTACCGCAGGAGCAGCGCGCCACGAGATCGGCCATCGAGGACGCGGACGGGTCCGGTCCACGGTTGTTCTTCCAGCAGGTGCCGGAGGGCAAGGTCGCCAAGAACCGCGTCCACCTCGACGTCCGTGCGGCTCCCGGACTTGAGGGAGCGGAGCGGATGGCGGCACTGGAAGCCGAGTGCGACCGGCTCGTCGCGCTGGGAGCCACGCGGGTACGTCGCCACGAGCCCGTTCCCCCGATGAGCGCGGGCTTCCTCGTGATGACCGACCCCGAGGGCAACGAGTTCTGCCTCGACTGACCCAGCCCACCTGTAGTCGCCGGGCCGCGCCCGGTCCTGAGCCTGCGGCGGCATCAGCGCCGGGGCAGGGGGATGACGCCCGTGGCGTTGTCCCCCTGCCCTTGCCCAGGCCTCAGCTCGCACCGGAGGCGCTGCGGTCGATTTCCACCCCCCGACGAGTCCCTACGATTCCGGGTTCCTCGACACAGGAGACGGCAACTACGCGCACAAGCCGGCGGGGATTCCGGGGGGGATCGTGCACGGCCGGCACGACATGGGATGCCCGTTCCAGACGGCGTGGCCGGGCGCGCGGCTCCGCATCATCGAGGACGCCGGGCATGCCGGAAGTGACACGGCGGGCGAAGGGCTCCGCGAGGCCATCGAGGAGTTCAAGAACCGGTGACTCC comes from Streptomyces sp. NBC_00448 and encodes:
- a CDS encoding SpoIIE family protein phosphatase, coding for MRVRQALRRRPAFPLGHRSLAGEVFLLQLMVVTLLAALTAAAFVYDTHKRATQEAYNRSLAVSETFANAPGTLAAMESRDPSAILQPHAEASRKKAHVTYIVAFNPEGIRWSHPDPSLIGGHVSGNFVPARSGRPFQETFDSAKFGPAVDTTVAVFDPRRRIAGFVSVGIRLGSVNQLVSQQLPLLLGLLGLTLVLAVAGTALVSRRLRAQTHGLGPVGMTRMYEHHDAVLHAVREGVVIVGSEGRLLLVNDEARRLLDLPADGATDREVSALGMAPGIAELLASGRTANDEVELVGDRLVSVNQRPVSEAGTRSGSVATLRDTTELRELASRADFARSRLQLLYDAGVRIGTTLDVVRTAEELAEVSVPRFADYVTVELREPVLRGDEPTLTAGGVRRVAVVGIRDDHPLFPVGEVSFGPGGPVDDAVGTGRAQLLGNLADAEAWLAHDPERGRQVLDFGIHSLVSVPLRARAGFLGVVEFWRSRQPPFDADDRSFGEELAARAAVAVDNARRFTREHSTAVALQRSLLPRVAPEHSGLDVAHRYLPAEAGVGGDWFDVIPLSGARFALVVGDVVGHGVHAAATMGRLRTAVHNFSALDLAPDELLAQLDELVSRMDAEEEQGDQGDEQREEDQEPPVTGATCLYAVYDQVAGTCVFARAGHPGPALVTPRGAVTFPDVPGSPPLGLGGSLPFETTELRLPADTLVVLFTDGLVEDRERDIDTGLALLHDALAHPGRSPEEACEEVMTALRPRPDDDVTLLVTRTRLMDTERVAEWNVPTDPAAVSRIRSDVLGRLERWGLDDLSYATGLIVSELVTNAIRHGSPPARLRLVHDLDRLICEVQDNSSTAPHLRRAKISDEGGRGLFMVAQLAHRWGTRYLNRGKVIWTEQLVSGPALVPEAQDHEALLDQWADEEI
- a CDS encoding serine hydrolase domain-containing protein; this encodes MHLTGRRRRRLLVPSVLAAALTLTAAGLATASGAGADTVTAPTAAGDPLQREVDAIRDTGTVGVLADVRASDARQHARAGTAELGTGRPVPWDGRFRIGSATKTFTATVVLQLVGEGRISLDDTVEHWLPGVVRGDGRDGSRITVRQLLQHTSGIPEVEGDIPSLNSASGYEAERLRTYTPEELAALAMRNPSTAAPGTFAYSDTDYILLGMIIKKATGHSWAAEVNSRIIRPLRLADTSTPGASPYVPGPHAHAYRAFGTGTAIDVTRINASAFDASGSIISTSADLGRFFTALVSGRLLAPAQFDEMTTTVPAPELGADYGLGLGTFPLSCGGSYYTHPGGVSGYQTWVAVTPDATRTVVLLATGDGDTSTEAAMIRLVDREMCRGGGK
- a CDS encoding DinB family protein, coding for MTIRTSRLPASATVDPGSSGTVQPRLRNTGDVVDEYRFTVVGDIAPYRTAQRTGTPGALTARRNPAHPAGDSGPILSARGVRVGGMDADRLDWNRTLREQWEVHWQHQLRARLEDLTDDEYFWSPVPDAWSVRPRGSSTAPVQAGTGDFTIDFAFPQPVPAAFTTIAWRLGHVIVGVLAARNAAHFGAPAASYETWEYAGGAAAALDQLETQLDVWRAGVRGLGDAGLRVPVGAKEPFPEAPMADLVLHIHRELIHHLSEVCLLRDLHLHMNPTTNGATR
- a CDS encoding VOC family protein — translated: MSRHVQITFDAHDPRALSCFWRDALGYVHPGPPGVDLPEGADPLAAWDDFLARVGVPQEQRATRSAIEDADGSGPRLFFQQVPEGKVAKNRVHLDVRAAPGLEGAERMAALEAECDRLVALGATRVRRHEPVPPMSAGFLVMTDPEGNEFCLD